One part of the Glycine max cultivar Williams 82 chromosome 14, Glycine_max_v4.0, whole genome shotgun sequence genome encodes these proteins:
- the LOC100812050 gene encoding hydroxyproline O-arabinosyltransferase PLENTY-like isoform X1, with amino-acid sequence MHAEKTGNRDEIRTVEGYVVLNRPWAFVQWLEKADIEEEYILMAEPDHIFVNPLPNLAHGTLPAAFPFFYMNSYENVDIIRKFYPEEKGPVTDVEPIGNSPVIIKKSLMEEIAPTWVNISLRMKNDPETDETFGWVLEMYAYAVTSALHGVEHNLRKDFMLQPPWDENVENKFIIHYTYGCDYNMKGELTYGKIGEWRFDKRYHLLGPPPKNLPLPPPGVPETVVQLVKMVNEATANIPEWDSINNSRGKDDKP; translated from the exons ATGCACGCAGAGAAAACAGGGAATAGAGATGAGATAAGAACTGTTGAG GGTTATGTTGTCCTAAATAGACCATGGGCTTTTGTTCAGTGGCTGGAGAAAGCAGATATTGAGGAAGA ATATATTCTGATGGCAGAACCTGACCACATATTTGTAAATCCTTTGCCTAATTTGGCTCATGGAACCCTGCCCGCAGCATTTCCATTTTTCTATATGAACTCATATGAGAATGTAGACATAATCAGGAAATTCTATCCTGAGGAAAAGGGTCCTGTTACTGATGTTGAACCAATTGGCAATTCTCCTGTAATCATTAAGAAG TCTTTGATGGAGGAAATAGCTCCAACATGGGTAAATATTTCAttgagaatgaaaaatgatcCAGAGACTGATGAAACTTTTGGATGGGTGCTTGAAAT GTATGCTTATGCTGTGACATCTGCATTGCATGGTGTAGAGCATAATCTTCGAAAAGACTTTATGCTTCAG CCACCTTGGGACGAAAATGTTGAGAATAAGTTTATCATCCACTATACATATGGATGTGACTATAATATGAAG GGGGAACTGACATATGGGAAGATTGGAGAATGGCGTTTTGACAAGAGATATCATCTTTTGGGTCCTCCACCCAAAAACCTCCCCTTACCGCCTCCAGGAGTTCCTGAAACGGTG GTGCAGCTAGTAAAAATGGTCAATGAGGCTACTGCAAACATACCTGAATGGGATTCAATAAATAACAGCCGAGGGAAAGATGATAAACCATAA
- the LOC100812050 gene encoding Hydroxyproline O-arabinosyltransferase PLENTY-like, producing MVVRKSMGRAKSLLLLLMVLIFSFATYNLVAMIMNLKTDGSESFNRKIMRSGKTNSKFHVALTATDSPYSQWQCRIMYYWYKKVKDMPGSDMGKLTRILHSGRPDQLMDEIPTFVVHPLPRGLDKGYVVLNRPWAFVQWLEKADIEEEYILMAEPDHIFVNPLPNLAHGTLPAAFPFFYMNSYENVDIIRKFYPEEKGPVTDVEPIGNSPVIIKKSLMEEIAPTWVNISLRMKNDPETDETFGWVLEMYAYAVTSALHGVEHNLRKDFMLQPPWDENVENKFIIHYTYGCDYNMKGELTYGKIGEWRFDKRYHLLGPPPKNLPLPPPGVPETVVQLVKMVNEATANIPEWDSINNSRGKDDKP from the exons ATGGTTGTGAGAAAAAGCATGGGGCGGGCAAAGTCACTGCTTTTGCTGCTCATGGTgcttatattttcctttgccactTATAATTTGGTAGCTATGATCATGAACCTTAAGACAGATGGGTCGGAatcttttaatagaaaaattatgaGGTCAGGAAAGACTAATTCAAAGTTTCATGTTGCCTTGACGGCAACCGATTCTCCTTACAGTCAATGGCAATGTCGGATTATGTACTATTGGTATAAGAAAGTGAAGGACATGCCTGGATCAGACATGGGCAAGCTCACACGTATTTTGCATTCTGGAAGGCCAGACCAGCTGATGGATGAGATTCCTACTTTTGTGGTTCATCCACTTCCTAGGGGCTTGGATAAG GGTTATGTTGTCCTAAATAGACCATGGGCTTTTGTTCAGTGGCTGGAGAAAGCAGATATTGAGGAAGA ATATATTCTGATGGCAGAACCTGACCACATATTTGTAAATCCTTTGCCTAATTTGGCTCATGGAACCCTGCCCGCAGCATTTCCATTTTTCTATATGAACTCATATGAGAATGTAGACATAATCAGGAAATTCTATCCTGAGGAAAAGGGTCCTGTTACTGATGTTGAACCAATTGGCAATTCTCCTGTAATCATTAAGAAG TCTTTGATGGAGGAAATAGCTCCAACATGGGTAAATATTTCAttgagaatgaaaaatgatcCAGAGACTGATGAAACTTTTGGATGGGTGCTTGAAAT GTATGCTTATGCTGTGACATCTGCATTGCATGGTGTAGAGCATAATCTTCGAAAAGACTTTATGCTTCAG CCACCTTGGGACGAAAATGTTGAGAATAAGTTTATCATCCACTATACATATGGATGTGACTATAATATGAAG GGGGAACTGACATATGGGAAGATTGGAGAATGGCGTTTTGACAAGAGATATCATCTTTTGGGTCCTCCACCCAAAAACCTCCCCTTACCGCCTCCAGGAGTTCCTGAAACGGTG GTGCAGCTAGTAAAAATGGTCAATGAGGCTACTGCAAACATACCTGAATGGGATTCAATAAATAACAGCCGAGGGAAAGATGATAAACCATAA